A stretch of DNA from Streptomyces rubradiris:
CCAGCTGGAAGACCTGGTCGTACGCGGCGGCCAGGTCCGGCGTCTGGTTGGCCTCGATGTCGCCCCAGGAGTTGGAGACGATGTCGGCCAGGTGGTTGTCGACGATCTTGCCGAGGGAGTCCAGCAGGTCGTCGTCGTAGCAGGAGGCCGCGCCGACATACGTCACCTCGGCGTTCGGTGCCACCGCGTGTGCCGCCTCGATGTCGAGGGTCTCCTCGCCGTACCAGCCGGCCGCGCCGCACTCCTCGGTCCTGGTGTAGTTCTTCGGGAGGACCTGGTGCAACTGGCCGGTCTTCCAGGGCGCGTCGCCGTTCTTCACGGCGTACCGCGCGGCGTCGTAGGCGATCGTCGGCGAGGCGTACGCGTCCGTGATCGCGATGCGCACCCCGCGCCCGGTGTACGTGCCCGCCCCGTACGCGGCCCGCAGCTGCCTGCCGGTGTAGCCCTTGACCGCGTACGGGATCTTCCCGCCGTACGCGTCCGGGAGGGTCGTCGCGAGCTTCGAGCCGTAGTAGGAGGAGAACGGGCCCGAGTTCTTGAACACCGCGTCCGGCGGCGGGAGTTGGTCGGCGTGGCGTGCCTTGTGCGGGGCGTTGTCCAGGCCGGTGACCGTGAGGACGGCGCCCTTGAGGGAGGCGGGCGCGGAGGGCGTCGCGGCCGGGGCGCGGTAGGTCTTCGCGCCCTTGGCGTAGTCGTGCAGCTGGGTGCCGAAGGCCCGCTCGGCGGCGGCCACGTCACCGGAGACGGCGACGTAGCGCGGGGTGACCTCGGTGACGGTCAGCCCGGCCGACGTCAGCCAGGACTTCACGGCGGCCACCTGGGCCTTGGTGGCGCCGAAGCGGGCCTGGGTCTGCTTCGCGCTCAGGTACTTGCCGTGGAGCGGGGAGGCGGGGTCGGACACCGCCTTCGCGTAGGCGGCGAGGCCGGACGCGTCCCGGCCGGCCAGGTAGACGCGGGCCTTCACCCGGGCGCCGTCCGGGGTCGCGCCCTTGTCCGCCTCGGCCGTGGCCCACAGCGGCTTGGTGCCCTTCAGTACGGCGCGTGCGGGGCCGTCGGCGGCGTGGGCCGCGGGTATGCCCAGCGCCAGCGCGCCGGCGATCAGCGGCAGCGTCGCCGCCATGCTCACACCGGCGCGCACGGTGGCGCGGTCGGATCTCATAGAACCCCCTGCGATGCGGTTCACCTGCGTGTAGTGGCTGGTGGGGCCACTCTCGCGATGAACCGTTCATGCCAGGGGAACGGGCGGGTCAAAAGACGATCAAGTGGGGGGCTTCGTGCCTCGCGTCACGAACGCGGGTGTGCGCCACGCTCCTTGAGCATCCCCGCCATCAGCTCGATCTCCGACTGCTGCGCGTCCACCATGCCCTGCGCGAGCCGCTTCTCCGCCCCGACCGCGCACTTGTCCGCGCAGCCCTCGGCCATGTGCATGCCGCCCTTGTGATGGTCCGTCATCAACTGGAGGTAGAAGACCTCCGCCTGCTTGCC
This window harbors:
- a CDS encoding protease pro-enzyme activation domain-containing protein, translated to MRSDRATVRAGVSMAATLPLIAGALALGIPAAHAADGPARAVLKGTKPLWATAEADKGATPDGARVKARVYLAGRDASGLAAYAKAVSDPASPLHGKYLSAKQTQARFGATKAQVAAVKSWLTSAGLTVTEVTPRYVAVSGDVAAAERAFGTQLHDYAKGAKTYRAPAATPSAPASLKGAVLTVTGLDNAPHKARHADQLPPPDAVFKNSGPFSSYYGSKLATTLPDAYGGKIPYAVKGYTGRQLRAAYGAGTYTGRGVRIAITDAYASPTIAYDAARYAVKNGDAPWKTGQLHQVLPKNYTRTEECGAAGWYGEETLDIEAAHAVAPNAEVTYVGAASCYDDDLLDSLGKIVDNHLADIVSNSWGDIEANQTPDLAAAYDQVFQLGAVQGIGFYFSSGDNGDEVANTGTKQVDTPANSAWVTAVGGTSLAVGKGDTYLWETGWGTEKSSLSADGKSWEGFPGTFTSGAGGGTSRTVPQPYYQKGVVPDSLAKAHNAAGNRVVPDIAAIADPNTGFLVGQTQTFPDGTERYDEYRIGGTSLAAPVIAAVQALAQEAGGGKPLGFANPAIYAKYGKKGVYHDVTDNPTGSGLAVARVDFANGLDATGGLLYSARTLGHDSSLSAVKGYDDVTGVGSPANGYVQSFRKR